Below is a genomic region from Candidatus Baltobacteraceae bacterium.
GCATCACACCGACGTTGTCGGGAAATTCGAAATCCAGGATGTTGACGGCAACGCGTTCGAGTGAAAGCGCGGTGCGCCCCCCAAATTGAGAAAGCAGCAGCACGATATCCGGCTGATCGAGGAGCAGCGCCTGCTCGAAACGCTCGCGTACGTTGCGCGTTTCGACCGGGATGACGCGGGCCGCAATCGGCCGCCCGGACACGATCGCGCCATCCAAAGCGCGCGCGACCATCTCGCTCGGGTTGACCTTGTCACCGCCAAAGGGCTCGAAACCCGCGATGAGGATATGTTTAGCCACCACCGCTTAGGTTAAAGCTTGCGTGCGGTGTAGCCTTCCATCTTGAGCAAGCGCGCCTTCATCTCGATTCCGTAGCCGTAGTTGTGGAGATCGCCTTGCGCGTCGACCACGCGGTGGCACGGAAAAAGCAGCGGGAGCGGATTGCGGGCCATCACCTGCCCGACCGCGCGCGCGGCGCGCGGCCGGCCGATCTTCGAGGCAACCCATGAATAGGAGCGGACCTCGCCCGGCGGGATTTGGGCAGCCGCCCGCAGCGCGGCCTGCTCGAACGGCGTCAGGTCCTCGATGTCGACGAACCGGTCGTCGACGCGCCACGTGGCAAAGAACTGCTCGAGCGTACGGCTGAGCCAGGCGGGCGCTTCGCCCGAGACGACGGGGCGCCGTAGGCGGCTCTCCACCCGTGCGCGCACCTGCTCGAATGCTTCCCCGGTGTCAATGCCGATGTAGGTGATCTTGCTCTCTTTGAAGCCGACGTAGAGGCGGCCGATCGGCGTATGAGCGGAGGTCAATACGACCGGAGTCGTGCGCTCGCGCTGCCGGATCTGCGCGATGTGTTCGATGACGCTCTTCGCGAGATCGCACGAGGGTTCGGGTTGCGGCAAACAGGAGAGGCAGTAGGCGACGCCTTCGAACTCCTCATAGAGAGCCTGACAGTGCTGACAAGCGCGAAGATGGATGTCGACGGCTTCCTTGACGGACTCCTGACAGTCTCCTCGCATCTCATCCCAGAGTTCTTCGACGTCACGACAGCGCATGAACGGGGTCTCCTTCGGGGGCGATGCGTCCGATTTGCGGACCAAGTATGCGGCGTAGGATGCGGACCGCACGATGCACGTGCGACTTTACGGTTCCGATGGGTTGATGCAGGATCTCCGCGATCTCCGGATGGCTGCGGCCTTCGATGAAGCGCAGCGTTGCCGCCGCGCGCAGATGCATGGGCAGTTGTAAGAGCGCACGCTCTACCAGGGCAACCTCGGCGTTTTGCTCGACGATCGTTTCGGGCTGCGGCGGGCCGTCGTGTGACTCGCGCAGGAGCGCGTCGGGATCGGCGAGCGCGTCAAGCGCAACGTTGGTCGGACGCTTGCTGCGCAGGCGATTGCGCGTCACGTTGAGCGTGATCGTGTAGAGCCACGGCTGCAGGCGCAGATCGGCCCGCTGTTCGAGCGACATTTTGCCAAGCGCGCGGTAAGCACGCACGAACGCGTCTTGTACGATTTCCTCGGCGTCCTCGCGGTTGCCGGTCATGCGCAACGCGAAACCGTAAAGACGGCGCTGGTAGTCGTCGACGATCCGATCGAAGGTTTCGGTGCTCGGCACGCCCCGTTCCGGCGTCCGATCGGACGGCGGTTTGGGCGGCTGGGCCGCTGGTGGCACGTGGACTCCCCGCAGGAGTGGTGCGAGCGCGCTCATACGCTGGCTCTTGACCGCTCTCGATACGCGCTGGGTTTCACGCTCGGCCGCCAAAAATCCTCAAAGTCGCGCCAGGGCCGGCGGCCACCGCGGGGAAACTCTCAACATGGTACACGACGTGCCGCACGCACCATTGAATGACCGCCGGTCGCTTGAAGCGACGCGGCGGTCATTATTTTGCGGCTTTAGCGAGAGAGGGACGCCAATGCACCGGACGATCGAGCCGACGGAGATCTCATTCGACGCGTACACGCTGTGCAGTTTTCTGCCGCAACTCGACTCGTCGCGCGCGATACCGTTGGTTCTCATCGGTTACCGTCGCAATCAGGATCCTTGGTTCGTCTGGCTCGTTCCGAAAGAGGGTATCAGCGCGGTCGGATTGACCGACGATCCCTATTACGCCAAAGTGTTGCACGATCCGCATTCGTATTTTACGAAGAAGCTTTCGAAATACATCGAAGAGACCGGCAGCGTCAAGCGCGGCATCGAAATGCTGATCGATTGCCACCAGAATCACCTGGCCTTTACGCCGGTGACGCACCTCTCGGAAATGCCGTTCACCCACCCCCTGGAGGTGCAGCTGGTCGGAGCCTTCTGATTTAGCCCGGGCTTAGTGCGGCTCGATGATGTCGTTGCTCGCTCGGATGACGCGGTGATAGATGATTTTGACGGGTACCGCGGCGTTTTCGGCCTGAAGTTTGCCGTCGATCGTCAGAGTCGCGTCGAGCGCGAGCAGTAGTGCACCGCGTGCGGCGTAATAGGCCGTCCCGTCCATGTGCATCCGACCCGAGAGCAGCGCGCCCGGATGTTCGGGGAGCGTGCCGCTCATCGGCCCGTCGGCCTCGAAGCGCACGCCGACGACGGCGAAGCCCTGCACCTTCCCCGGCGGCGCCGAGCGCAAGTACCCGCTTAGTTCCGATCCTCCCAGAGGTGAGGCTGCCCTGAACGGAACCAGGCCGTGCAGATGTTTGAGATCGCGCAGCGTGATCGCGTCGAGCTGCACTGCGAACGGCTGGTTGAGGATCGTGAGAAAATCAGGGTCTTCGTCGCTGCGGTCGTCAAAGGTGCCGTCGCGCTCGAGCACTTGAACGAATTCGGCATGAACCGATGCTTTGCCCGACTCGCCGGTGCGCGTATAGCTGACGTCGGCAACGTAGCGGCGGCCGCGCCCTTCCGGCATGACTTCGAGGCGCTCGACCCCGCGATACACGATGTGCGTTGCGCGCAGGGTGGTTCCCACGCGATACGTATCCTCTCCCGTGACGCCGTACATCTGTGCGGCGAGCGCGCGAGGAGTGAGCGAAGGGATCAGCGCGCAAACGATGACGGCGATCCTGAGCGAAAAATACATCTTCTTTTTAACAGTATCATTCGCGGCAAGGGTCGCTGGGTTCATAACCGATCGCGTCGAGATAAACGAACGTGCAAAAAGCTTGAACCACCGGCAAGAGAAGCACTTCCGGCAACGCATCCGCCCAAAAAGCCGCCTGCGCGATGTGGCGAGCGTCTAAGGCGCCTTGGACCAAGTCGGCGGTCGCAGTGGGCAGCAGTACGCTCAGTGCGAAGAGGATCAGCGCGCGCGCGAAAGAGGCCCCCTGCCAGACCACGGCCATGCTCGCGCCGAACGACCGGGGAACGAGAAGCCACCACGGCTCGGCGTCATCGGCGACGGTCGCGTGGACGTCCGCAAAGACCATCGAGACGGCGACCAGTGCGACCGCCGTGCCGAGGACTTTTTGCAAAAGATCGGTGCCGGCGATCGAGAGTATCGCGATCCCGGCAACCAGTGCGAACACCAGGTCCACCAAGAGCACGGCCCACGAGCGCTCGAGCACGCGCAGCCATGCCCAGGCCGCGCCCTCGCCGCGCACGTCGGCGTATGAAAACGCATTGACGATTGCGACGAAAAACGGCTGCACCAAGGCTCCCGACACGATCAGCGCGGTATTCGAGTGCCAGTTGAAAACGATCGCAGCCTCGGCGGCGACGACCACAGCGCCGCCGAGCAGATAGAGTCCGGCGTGACGGGCGAGCGATCGAAACGCGCGCGCCAGTAACGCGATCAGCGAAGCATGGGGCGCGGGTGTAGGATCTACGGCTGCAGCTCGAGGCCGGCGCGGCTGCGCCGGTTGATGAAGAACCGTACCGACACGGTTCCTTCGCACATGACGACCGCGTCGCCATCGCTGAAATGGCGGCCGTCGATGTCGACCGTGAAATCACCCGCTGCCAGACCCGCAAGCGTGCGAACGACGCTGCGCTGGAATTTGTCGTGCGGCGCTCGCTCGCCGATCGCTTCACGTACGGCCAGCGCGAGGAGTTCGCGAACGCGGAGCGGTGTCGCAAGCGCGAACGCGGCCGAGCCGGCGGCGGCGACGGCGTGGAGATCGAGCGGCACGCGAACGCGAATCACGGCAATATCTTTGGCGCATCTTCGAGGAGCCGCCTGCCGTGAGGGAGTACGGTATCATCCGATGCCTCCGTCTGGGAACGTGCCCGCGCAGACGCTGGTCGACGCGGTCGAAAAGCGCGTCGCGCGTATGGATGACGCCGCTTTGGCCGACGTGCTGCACGGTGGTCTGCCGTCGATGCCGCACGGCGCGGTTGCTGCGCTCGTTGCGTCGATTTTCGATGCATTCCGCGATCGCGGTGAATCGTCCGAGGATGCAGCCGAAGGCGCCAACGCTTCGCTCGATCGGCTCGTGGGTGCGGAACCCCCGGCGGTTGCGGCGCTGGTCGATTACGCTCGCGGCAATGCGGGACTGTTGAAAGAGGCGCTGACGCACTACGCCGAGGAGCACGCAGCCCAACTTTCTGGTTTGCCCGCCCCGCTCGTGGCCGGCATCGCGGACTCGCTTTAAGAATTGAGCGATTACCCGCGGCGGCGTAGGCTCGAACCCGAACCGCCAAAGCGCGGCGGTATTCCGATCATCCCGCTGATGGTGCTCGTCATCCTCGGCGGATTGTTGCTTGGGGGCCTGCTGACGAAATTCTTCGGTACGGGCGGTGCATCTGCCCCGAGCCCGAACCCGACGTTCACACCGCTCCCGGGTTCGACCGCGACCTATGCGCCGAGCGCCGCGCCGACGCCGGCGAGTACGCCGACTGGGCGTCCTTCGGTAAAGCCGGCGCGTGCCGCCGAGCGGCGCGCGTCACCGCCGCCGAGCGCTTCGGCTTCGCCGACCGCTTCGGCGTCACCGAGCGCGCGGCCGAGCCGGAAACCAAAGCCGAAGCTGCGGACGCTCGCGCACCCCTCGCCGTCGCATCTGGCGCCGGTGATCGTCTTGACGCCGACGCCGGCCGCAACCGTGAGCGCACCGACTCCGACGCCGCCCCCGCCCCCGCCGACCTTGGTTTCGACGCCTCAGCCGATCGTCTCGTCGACGCCGGTATTGATCACGGGCGCGAACAATTCCGCGCACGCCGCTGCAATCGTGCGAGCCTACATCGCTGCGCTCGCACGCGGCGACACCGCGACGGCCGCCGGTTATCTTGCGAGCGGCTTACCGACCGAGACGTTCATCAATCCCAACGTCAGCGTGAACGTGAGCGACCTGCGCGCGAGCCGCAACGACGACGGCAGCTTCAACGTTACCGTCCAGATCGTCACCTCAAAAGGTAGCTACCTCGCGAGCTTCACGCTGAGCTCGCAGCCGTACGGCTTGCAGATCACGAACCACAGCGCAACCCGACTTTAAACCAAACCCTAGATTTCCGCCCCTAGTCCGGTTGTTGCGCGGACCTGGAGTTGGCTGAACATCGCTTCCGATTCGGGGTCGCGTGCGATCAGCGTGCCGAGGATAGCGGCGAGGAAGCCGAGCGGGACCGACACGATACCGGGATTGCGCAGCGGGAAGAGTGCATGGTCACCCATGACCTCCGGGCTGATCGCGATCAGCGCGAGCGACGAAATGAGTCCGGCGAGCATGCCGCAGATCGCGCCGGAGCGCGAGAAGCGCCGCCACGAGAGCGCGAGGATGAGCGCGGGCGCGTTGGTGCTGGCGGCCACCGCAAACGCCAAGCCGACCAGAAATGCGACGTTGACGGTTCGCAATCCGACCGAGAGTACGATCGAGAGGATCGCGACGATCACGGCGGCGCTGCGCGCAACAAACGCGTGTTCGCGCTCGCTGCCCTCCCCGCCGCGGACGAGACTATCCCAAATATCGTGTGCGAACGCGGACGATGCTGCGATCGTGAGCCCCGCGACCACGGCCAGGATCGTGGCAAATGCCACCGCTGCCACGAAGGCGGTGAGCAGCGGGCCGCCGACGGCGTCGGCGAGAATCGGTGCGGCGAGATTCGTGTTCTGCTGCGGAACGATGTAGCCGAGCTTCGCGAGTTCGGCGTTATACTGCGCAGCGGTCTCGGGGTGGTGCACGATGTACCGAATCGCTTGCGTATCGCGTAGACGTTTGCCGATCTCGTGCTGCCCCACCATCGTTCCCGCGCCCAGGCCCATGATCGCCGTCAAAAGGTAGAAGACGCCGATCAAGGTCATCGCCCAGCCCACCGAAATGCGCGCCGCGTGCGCGGACGGAACGGTGAAGAAACGCATCAGCACGTGCGGCAATCCGGCAGTGCCTAGTACCAGCGCGAGACCGAGCGAGAAAACGTCGAGCGGACCGTTCGGGCCGCTAAAGAACGATCCGGGCCGCAGGAGGTTGATCGTCTGACCGTCGGTCTTGGCGGCCGATGCCGCCGCGAACAACGAGAAAAGCGAGAAATGGAAGTGCGCCAGCACCAGCAGGCTAAGTGCGATCGAGGTGCCGAGCAGAAGCGCCGCCTTGATGATCTGGACCCATGTGGTCGCGAGCATCCCGCCGAAGAGCACGTAAATCAGCATCAGGAGTCCGACGACGATGATCGCGAAGGTCTCATTGATCCGCTGCACTAGCAGATTGATCAATGAGCCTCCGCCGACCATCTGCGCGGTCATGTAAAACAGGGTGATGATCAGCGTCGTAAGTGCGGCGATCGCGCGCACGCCGCGTCCGCGCAGCCGGAAAGCGATGACGTCGGCGACGGTATAACGTCCCGTGTTGCGCAACGGCTCCGCCAGCAGAAAGAGCACGGTGAGATATGCAACCAGCCATCCGATTGCGTAGATGAAGCCGTCGAAGCCGAAGAATGCGATGAGTCCGGTGATGCCGAGAAACGACGTTGCCGACATGTAGTCGCCGGCGATCGCCCAACCGGTTTGCACGCCGCTGATCTCGCGGTGCGCCGTGTAGTAGCCGCGACGCGACGTACTCCGACCCGATGCCCAGTAGGTGATGACCAATGCCATTGCGACGAAGATCGCGAACATGACGAGCGCGCTTTGATTCACTTCGCCAGCTCCGAAACGGCACGATCGACCAGTGCCCGCGCGCGCGTATCGAACGTCCGCGCCTCGCGCATGTAGAGCGCGAGCAGCAGCCACGCCATCAGGAATTGCGTGAATCCGAACGCGTACGCGAGATTGAGCGATCCCCACACGGGACGCTCCATCAGCGCCGGATCATATCCGATACCGGCCAACAGCGCAAAATAGAAGAGTAAAAAAAAGATCGTCGAGGGGACGATGAAACGCCGCCGCGCCCGCAGCAGCGCCTGAAATTCGGGATCCTTCGCAAGCGCGTCCCATTCACTCGCCGTCAAATGGTGATGCTGCATCGCGAGAGCATTCGCTGCGCGCCGAGGCGGCTACTCTTCGTCAGGCCAGCCCGCGAGCTCGCCGATTGCGGCGCTCTTGGCGACGCGCAGGCCGAGCATGGCGCACTTCATGCGCGTCGGGCTGATGCCGATGCCGACATTCTCCAGCACGACGTCTTTGGAGAGGCGCGCCAGCTCCTCGAGCCGCATGCCCTTGATCGTTTCCGTCAGCATCGAGGCCGATGCCTGGCTGATGGCGCAGCCCTTTCCCGAGAAGCGAACGTCGCGCACAACGTCGCCCTCGACGTCGAGCTCCATCCGAATCTGATCTCCGCAGAGCGGGTTGAGATCCTCGGCTACCGCCGCCGGATGCTCGAGGTGCCCGAAATTGCGCGGGTTGCGGTAGTGATCTAGGATGAAATCTCGATAGAAGTCGTCCATTACACCAATACTGGCTTAGACTTTGAAAACACGCGCGGCTTTTTCGATGCCGGCGGCTAGCGCATCGACGTCATCGTGCGAATTGTAGACGTAGAAGGACGCGCGGGCGGTTGCCGGCCAGCCCATCTTTTCCATCAGCGGCATCGTGCAGTGATGGCCGGCACGGATGCAGATTCCTTCGGTGTCGAGGATCGAGGCCAGATCGTGCGCGTGCACGTCGGCAAAGTTGAACGAGAGCACGCCGGAGACCAGCGCGGGATCCTTCGGGCCGTAGATTGCCAGGCCGCGTGACTCGAGCGGGGCGAGGCGTTCGAGCGCGTAGGCGAGTAGCTCACGCTCGTGCGCGCGCACCCAATCCATTCCGAGGTTCGAGAGATAGTCGACGGCGGCGGCGAGACCGATGGCATCGGCGATATTGCTCGTTCCGGCTTCGAACTTCCAGGGGAGCTCGTTGAACTCGGTGTGCTCGTATTCGACCTTGCGAATCATGTCGCCGCCGGCCAGGAACGGCGGCATCGCTTCGAGCAACGCGCGTCTGCCGTAGAGAACGCCGATGCCGGTCGGGCCGAGCATCTTGTGTCCGCTGAAGGCGTAGAAATCGACGTCGAGCGCCTTTACGTCGACCGGGAGATGGGGTATGCCCTGCGCCCCGTCGACGAGGATCGTGGCGCCGGCCGCGCGGGCGGCGGGAACGATGCGATCGAGCGGCGTGATCGTGCCGAGCGTGTTGCTGACGTGCGAGATCGCCAGCAGCTTCGCGCCCTCGAGCAGCCGGTCGAGATGATCGAGCTGGAGCACGCCGCGGTCGTCGGCAGGGATGAAACGCAGCGTCGCGCCCGTCTTCTCGGCCAAGAGCTGCCACGGGACGAGATTCGAATGGTGTTCGAGCTGCGAGGTGAGGATCACGTCGCCCGGCCGCACGTTCTGCAGGCCCCAACTGTAGCCGACGAGGTTGATGGCTTCGGTTGCGTTGCGCGTCCAAATGACTTCGCGGTAGTCCGCATTGATGAATCGCGCGACGGTTACGCGCGCCGCTTCGAACGTTTCGGTTGCGCGCGCGGCGATTTCGTAAACGCCGCGGTGGATATTCGCGTTGTACTGCGTATAATACGTGACGAGCGTATCGATCACGCTCTGCGGCTTCTGCGAGGTCGCGGCCGAGTCGAGATACACCAGCCGCTTTCCGCGCGAAGTCGGGTGGGAGAGGATCGGAAAATCGGCGGCGATCGCCTCGGGGCTACGAACGGCAATCACGCCGTCACCTTGGCTTGCAGCGCCGCGCGTAGTTCTTCGCGTAGCGATTCGGTCGGAAAGCGATCGATCGCAGGTTCGAAAAAGCCCAGCGCGATCATCCGCTCCGCCTCGTTGCGTTCGATGCCCCGGCTGGTCATGTAGAAGATGCTTTCGGGATCGAGCGCCCCGACGGTTGCTCCGTGATACGCTTTGACTTCATTAGCCGCAATTTCGAGCGCGGGAACCGAATCGATATGCGCGGTCTGCGAGAGGAGTAATGCGTCGTCGCGCAGCGACGCATCGCTATGCTGCGCGTGCGGGGCGATGCGGATGTTGCCGAGATAGCGCCCCTGGCCGCGTCCGGCCGCGGCACTCTTGATCAACGTTTCCGACGTGGCGTCGCCGCTGCGATGATCGACGCTGCTTACGATGTCGACGTGCTGCGAGCCGGTTGGAAAGAAGAGCGCGGCGATCTTGGCGTCGACGCCGGGCTGCTCGATGGCGACGGTAAGGTCGCTGACCGAGAGTTGCGCGCCCAATTCCGCGCTGGCCCAACTGATCCGCGCGTCACGGCCCGGGCGAGCGGCCCGGGTAAAGACGATGCGTGCGTCGGGGGGCGCGAACTGCGCCGAGGCATAGGTCACCTCCGCGTTCTCACCGGTCACGACTTCGGCCACGCCGCAGACGAAGGCGCCGCTCTCGAGATCGAGACGTTCGACGATCGTCACCTGCGCGCCGCGCTCGGCCAACACGACGGTATACGGGAAGATCGTCCCGCCGGCGGCGGCGCGATACCGCACGACGATCGGATCGTCGAGCGCGCAATCCGCGCAAACGTAGATGAACGCGCCAAGTCCTGCGTGCGCGAGCGCGAGATGGGCGAATTTGTGTTGGGGTTCGATTGCCCGGCGAAAGGCGCGCGCCAGCAATTCAGCGTGATCGCGCGCGGCAGTCTCTAAGTCGCACGCGATGACGCGCGGCGAAGCGCCCTCGATCTCGACTCTGCCCGCAGCTCCGGTCGAACCGTTCGCGCCCGTCTCGAGCGTCTCGAGATCGATCTTCCAGTACCGCCCGGGCTTTTCGCGTCCGCTGCGCGTACGCGCAAAGGCGCGCAACTCGGTCTCGCGCTCCTGGGCCGACAAAAGATCAGGCAAGTGCGCCGGTCTCCTCACGTAGAACGTCGTACCCTTCGCTCTCGATCCGCTGCGCCAGATCCGCGCCCCCGGTCTTGACGATGCGGCCGTCGATCATCACGTGCACCACGTCGGGCGTAATGTACTGGAGAATGCGCGGATAGTGAGTGATGATCAAAAAGCCGGTATCACGACCCTCGTTGCTTGCGCGCAGTGCGATGATCGTATCGGCGACGTCCTTGAGCGCGTCGACGTCGAGTCCCGAGTCGGTCTCGTCGAGAATTGCGTACTTCGGCGCGAGCACGGCCAGCTGCAGCATCTCGAGCCGCTTCTTTTCTCCGCCCGAGAAACCGTCGTTGAGATACCGGCCCAAAAACGACGGGTCCATGCCGAGCACGTCCATCTTTTCGAGCAGCAGCGTGCGGAATTTCGCGGGCGTGAGCTCGCCCGGACGGACCGCCTGACGCGCGGCGTAGAGAAAGTTGGGAACCTTCACGCCCGGAATCGCGGCCGGATATTGAAAGGAGAGAAAGAGGCCGGCCCGCGCGCGTTTATCGGAAGCGAGGGCGAGCAGGTCCTCGCCGTCCAGGCTCGCGCGGCCCGCCGTAACGTCGTAATGCGGATGGCCGGTAAGGGAGAAGGCAAGCGTCGACTTGCCGCTGCCGTTCGGCCCCATGAGGGCATGGACTTTCCCCGCCTCGACCGTCAAGTCGATCCCCTTGAGGATCTCGTTCCCCTCGACGCTGACCCGCAGGTCTGAAATCTTGAGCCCTGATTCGGCCACGTGCTCTCCTCCGGAGTTAGACTATTGCTCCAGTAGCTTAGGCGAGGAGACCAGAGAAAGTCAAGGATTTACTTTACTATCTTGGGTCTCCGTGATAGGATACCGTACGAACAGCATGCAGGTCGACCGCTTTTTCCAGACCACCCGCGGCAAGATCGTCGCCGAACTACGCGAGCGCGGAAGCGCCTGCGCGGCAGAGCTCGCCGCGTGCTTCGGCCTCTCGCCCAATGCTATTCGTCAGCAGTTGGTCGTGCTCGAGCGGGATGGCCTGGTGGAGGAGCGCGCGGTACGCCGCGGACCGACGAAGCCGACGCTCGAGTTCTCGCTGACCTCCAAAGCCGACTCGCTCTTTCCGCAGCAGTACGATAAGATGCTCGCGGCGGTTCTGCGCGAGGTCAAAGAGCAGTTCGGGAAGCCGGCGGTCGAGCAGATCTTCGGCCGGATCGCGGAGCGCGCCGTCGAGCGGACGAAAGCGAAGGTGACGGCG
It encodes:
- a CDS encoding methylated-DNA--[protein]-cysteine S-methyltransferase, translating into MRCRDVEELWDEMRGDCQESVKEAVDIHLRACQHCQALYEEFEGVAYCLSCLPQPEPSCDLAKSVIEHIAQIRQRERTTPVVLTSAHTPIGRLYVGFKESKITYIGIDTGEAFEQVRARVESRLRRPVVSGEAPAWLSRTLEQFFATWRVDDRFVDIEDLTPFEQAALRAAAQIPPGEVRSYSWVASKIGRPRAARAVGQVMARNPLPLLFPCHRVVDAQGDLHNYGYGIEMKARLLKMEGYTARKL
- a CDS encoding sigma-70 family RNA polymerase sigma factor yields the protein MSALAPLLRGVHVPPAAQPPKPPSDRTPERGVPSTETFDRIVDDYQRRLYGFALRMTGNREDAEEIVQDAFVRAYRALGKMSLEQRADLRLQPWLYTITLNVTRNRLRSKRPTNVALDALADPDALLRESHDGPPQPETIVEQNAEVALVERALLQLPMHLRAAATLRFIEGRSHPEIAEILHQPIGTVKSHVHRAVRILRRILGPQIGRIAPEGDPVHALS
- a CDS encoding cation acetate symporter, whose translation is MNQSALVMFAIFVAMALVITYWASGRSTSRRGYYTAHREISGVQTGWAIAGDYMSATSFLGITGLIAFFGFDGFIYAIGWLVAYLTVLFLLAEPLRNTGRYTVADVIAFRLRGRGVRAIAALTTLIITLFYMTAQMVGGGSLINLLVQRINETFAIIVVGLLMLIYVLFGGMLATTWVQIIKAALLLGTSIALSLLVLAHFHFSLFSLFAAASAAKTDGQTINLLRPGSFFSGPNGPLDVFSLGLALVLGTAGLPHVLMRFFTVPSAHAARISVGWAMTLIGVFYLLTAIMGLGAGTMVGQHEIGKRLRDTQAIRYIVHHPETAAQYNAELAKLGYIVPQQNTNLAAPILADAVGGPLLTAFVAAVAFATILAVVAGLTIAASSAFAHDIWDSLVRGGEGSEREHAFVARSAAVIVAILSIVLSVGLRTVNVAFLVGLAFAVAASTNAPALILALSWRRFSRSGAICGMLAGLISSLALIAISPEVMGDHALFPLRNPGIVSVPLGFLAAILGTLIARDPESEAMFSQLQVRATTGLGAEI
- a CDS encoding DUF485 domain-containing protein, yielding MQHHHLTASEWDALAKDPEFQALLRARRRFIVPSTIFFLLFYFALLAGIGYDPALMERPVWGSLNLAYAFGFTQFLMAWLLLALYMREARTFDTRARALVDRAVSELAK
- a CDS encoding SUF system NifU family Fe-S cluster assembly protein; the encoded protein is MDDFYRDFILDHYRNPRNFGHLEHPAAVAEDLNPLCGDQIRMELDVEGDVVRDVRFSGKGCAISQASASMLTETIKGMRLEELARLSKDVVLENVGIGISPTRMKCAMLGLRVAKSAAIGELAGWPDEE
- a CDS encoding cysteine desulfurase, with protein sequence MIAVRSPEAIAADFPILSHPTSRGKRLVYLDSAATSQKPQSVIDTLVTYYTQYNANIHRGVYEIAARATETFEAARVTVARFINADYREVIWTRNATEAINLVGYSWGLQNVRPGDVILTSQLEHHSNLVPWQLLAEKTGATLRFIPADDRGVLQLDHLDRLLEGAKLLAISHVSNTLGTITPLDRIVPAARAAGATILVDGAQGIPHLPVDVKALDVDFYAFSGHKMLGPTGIGVLYGRRALLEAMPPFLAGGDMIRKVEYEHTEFNELPWKFEAGTSNIADAIGLAAAVDYLSNLGMDWVRAHERELLAYALERLAPLESRGLAIYGPKDPALVSGVLSFNFADVHAHDLASILDTEGICIRAGHHCTMPLMEKMGWPATARASFYVYNSHDDVDALAAGIEKAARVFKV
- the sufD gene encoding Fe-S cluster assembly protein SufD, with amino-acid sequence MPDLLSAQERETELRAFARTRSGREKPGRYWKIDLETLETGANGSTGAAGRVEIEGASPRVIACDLETAARDHAELLARAFRRAIEPQHKFAHLALAHAGLGAFIYVCADCALDDPIVVRYRAAAGGTIFPYTVVLAERGAQVTIVERLDLESGAFVCGVAEVVTGENAEVTYASAQFAPPDARIVFTRAARPGRDARISWASAELGAQLSVSDLTVAIEQPGVDAKIAALFFPTGSQHVDIVSSVDHRSGDATSETLIKSAAAGRGQGRYLGNIRIAPHAQHSDASLRDDALLLSQTAHIDSVPALEIAANEVKAYHGATVGALDPESIFYMTSRGIERNEAERMIALGFFEPAIDRFPTESLREELRAALQAKVTA
- the sufC gene encoding Fe-S cluster assembly ATPase SufC: MAESGLKISDLRVSVEGNEILKGIDLTVEAGKVHALMGPNGSGKSTLAFSLTGHPHYDVTAGRASLDGEDLLALASDKRARAGLFLSFQYPAAIPGVKVPNFLYAARQAVRPGELTPAKFRTLLLEKMDVLGMDPSFLGRYLNDGFSGGEKKRLEMLQLAVLAPKYAILDETDSGLDVDALKDVADTIIALRASNEGRDTGFLIITHYPRILQYITPDVVHVMIDGRIVKTGGADLAQRIESEGYDVLREETGALA
- a CDS encoding helix-turn-helix domain-containing protein, with the protein product MIGYRTNSMQVDRFFQTTRGKIVAELRERGSACAAELAACFGLSPNAIRQQLVVLERDGLVEERAVRRGPTKPTLEFSLTSKADSLFPQQYDKMLAAVLREVKEQFGKPAVEQIFGRIAERAVERTKAKVTAPDTEGKVAQLTQVLRDRGVVAEYSLVDGGFLLQEHTCPYLGVVKEHPEVCSVIHQVIDETIGGEHEQIESLATGGKSCSFQLKGVS